One window from the genome of Streptomyces sp. NBC_00287 encodes:
- a CDS encoding MMPL family transporter yields the protein MATWLYRLGLGAYRHRRLVLAAWLAVLTGAVCALLVVGGKLDNEFTIPGSESQTAQDTMAKDFPAAAGTSAQIVFTAPEGAKVSDPGATQGIQRTLAAAQDAPQVAVVIPPDKAGTVTPDGRTALAQVNYDVSRSDLDDGTLDSLEETTKAAEEAGLDVSVGGQAYGNGVLTPSVLELLGVVVALAVLALTFGSLLAAGMPLLTAFVGIGTGLAGLLALSSGVTVSSTALSLALMLGLAVGIDYALFVLSRHRTQLAQGMEPRESAGRAVGTAGSAVVFAGTTVVIALVGLVVVRIPFLTVMGLSAAAAVLIAVLVAVTLLPALFGLAGARLAPRPGSRAARRAAVASGEVPAGGTEKATDEPTEEPTGEATEEPAAKASVMGQRWARLVTRRPLLVVVGTVAALVTLALPAADLRLALPDNGTAAHGTSQRETYDTVDEAFGPGFNGPLLVLAEADTPGQAGQQQAAAVAGRLQELPGVVKVGQPQYAPESGRAVIQVVPEGGPQDESTQDLVDAIRGDAAVIERETGAAVSVTGTTAIGIDVSDRLSASLLPFAAVVVGLCLILLLLVFRSLVVPVKATIGFLLSVGASFGAVVAVFQWGWLADALDVARTGPVVSFLPIVLMAVLFGLAMDYEVFLVSSMREEWVRTGRARDAVIDGAGQASRVVTAAALIMFFVFASFVTTEDAIVKPIAFSLAFGVLVDAFVVRMTLVPAILAMVGRGAWWLPRGLDRLLPDLDIEGARLHKPARTEPARPLTEINAGSG from the coding sequence GTGGCGACTTGGCTCTATCGGCTCGGTCTCGGCGCCTACCGCCATCGGCGGCTCGTCCTGGCGGCCTGGCTCGCCGTGCTGACCGGCGCCGTCTGCGCGCTGCTCGTCGTGGGCGGCAAGCTCGACAACGAGTTCACGATTCCCGGCTCCGAATCCCAGACGGCGCAGGACACGATGGCCAAGGACTTCCCGGCCGCCGCGGGCACCAGCGCTCAAATCGTGTTCACCGCGCCCGAGGGCGCCAAGGTCAGCGATCCAGGGGCCACGCAGGGTATCCAGCGGACCCTGGCCGCCGCGCAGGACGCCCCGCAGGTCGCCGTGGTGATCCCGCCCGACAAGGCGGGCACGGTGACCCCCGACGGACGCACCGCACTCGCCCAGGTCAACTACGACGTCAGCCGCTCCGACCTGGACGACGGCACGCTCGACTCGCTGGAGGAGACCACCAAGGCCGCCGAGGAGGCGGGTCTCGATGTCTCCGTCGGCGGTCAGGCGTACGGCAACGGCGTGCTCACCCCCAGCGTCCTCGAACTGCTCGGTGTCGTGGTCGCGTTGGCGGTGCTCGCCCTCACCTTCGGTTCGCTGCTCGCCGCCGGGATGCCGCTGCTGACCGCCTTCGTCGGCATCGGCACCGGGCTCGCCGGGCTGCTGGCGCTGTCCTCGGGGGTGACGGTGTCGTCGACCGCGCTGAGCCTCGCGCTGATGCTCGGGCTTGCGGTGGGCATCGACTACGCGCTCTTCGTGCTGTCCCGGCACCGGACACAGCTCGCCCAGGGAATGGAACCGCGCGAGTCGGCGGGACGGGCGGTCGGCACGGCGGGCAGCGCGGTGGTCTTCGCCGGGACGACGGTCGTCATCGCGCTGGTCGGGCTGGTCGTGGTGCGTATCCCGTTCCTGACGGTCATGGGTCTGAGCGCGGCGGCGGCGGTGCTCATCGCCGTGCTGGTCGCGGTGACGCTGCTGCCGGCGCTGTTCGGCCTTGCGGGGGCACGGCTCGCGCCACGTCCGGGATCACGGGCCGCGCGGCGGGCGGCGGTTGCCTCCGGGGAGGTTCCTGCGGGGGGTACGGAAAAAGCCACGGATGAACCCACGGAAGAACCCACGGGAGAAGCCACGGAGGAGCCCGCAGCAAAGGCTTCCGTCATGGGGCAGCGCTGGGCCCGGCTCGTCACCCGGCGCCCGCTGCTCGTCGTCGTCGGCACCGTCGCAGCCCTGGTGACCCTGGCGCTCCCCGCCGCCGATCTGCGGCTCGCGCTGCCCGACAACGGCACGGCGGCGCACGGGACGTCACAGCGCGAGACGTACGACACCGTCGACGAGGCGTTCGGGCCCGGCTTCAACGGGCCGCTGCTCGTGCTCGCCGAGGCGGACACCCCGGGGCAGGCCGGTCAGCAGCAGGCGGCCGCGGTGGCCGGACGGCTGCAGGAGCTGCCGGGCGTGGTCAAGGTCGGTCAGCCGCAGTACGCGCCGGAGTCCGGGCGGGCGGTGATCCAGGTCGTGCCCGAGGGCGGACCGCAGGACGAGTCGACGCAGGACCTGGTCGACGCCATCCGCGGCGACGCGGCCGTCATCGAGCGGGAGACCGGCGCCGCCGTGTCCGTCACCGGCACCACGGCGATCGGGATCGACGTCTCCGACCGGCTGAGCGCGTCACTGCTGCCGTTCGCGGCGGTGGTCGTCGGGCTCTGCCTCATCCTGCTGCTGCTGGTGTTCCGTTCGCTGGTCGTGCCCGTCAAGGCGACCATCGGCTTCCTGCTGTCGGTCGGGGCGTCCTTCGGCGCGGTCGTGGCCGTGTTCCAGTGGGGGTGGCTCGCCGACGCGCTGGACGTGGCCAGGACCGGACCCGTCGTCAGCTTCCTGCCGATCGTGCTGATGGCGGTGCTCTTCGGACTCGCCATGGACTACGAGGTCTTCCTGGTGTCCAGCATGCGCGAGGAGTGGGTGCGCACCGGCCGGGCCAGGGACGCGGTGATCGACGGGGCCGGACAGGCCTCGCGGGTGGTGACGGCGGCGGCGCTCATCATGTTCTTCGTCTTCGCCAGCTTCGTGACGACGGAGGACGCCATCGTCAAACCCATCGCGTTCTCACTGGCGTTCGGCGTGCTGGTGGACGCCTTCGTCGTACGGATGACCCTGGTCCCGGCGATCCTGGCGATGGTGGGGCGCGGCGCCTGGTGGCTGCCACGCGGTCTGGACCGGCTGCTGCCCGATCTGGACATCGAGGGCGCACGGCTGCACAAGCCGGCCCGCACCGAACCCGCGCGGCCACTGACCGAAATCAATGCCGGCTCTGGCTGA
- a CDS encoding type III polyketide synthase, whose product MHLEEKIAPARHGMRAAARPVITGSSHSFPDTRTSQDDLWKEFFLEHYDGFPLARRIFENSGISSRSTAVDPRAEREVSGWSTGRRMERYIEEAVPLGKRTVSAALESAGLAPSDVGMLAVASCTGYTTPGLDLRLADELGMSSKVQRLFIGHMGCYAAVPSLGAVSDFVASRGRPAVLLCLELTSLHVQPPSQDIEQIVAHALFADAAAAVVLEPDAGSGYEVIDVVAVTDHSTADLMSWQITDLGFKMGLSPRVPDVLAQHVGEVVRDQLLAPHGLKPEEVTGWAVHPGGKRILEVVGERLELPAGALDASYGVLDECGNCSSPTVLMVLERLPRTEGPVVAMAFGPGLTLYAALLRRS is encoded by the coding sequence ATGCATCTCGAAGAGAAAATCGCCCCTGCCCGCCATGGGATGCGCGCCGCCGCGCGCCCCGTCATCACCGGGTCCTCGCATTCCTTTCCGGATACCCGGACCAGCCAGGACGACCTCTGGAAGGAATTCTTCCTGGAGCACTACGACGGCTTCCCGCTGGCGCGCCGGATATTCGAGAATTCCGGAATCAGCTCCCGCTCCACGGCCGTGGACCCGCGCGCCGAGCGGGAAGTGTCCGGCTGGAGCACCGGACGGCGCATGGAGCGCTACATCGAGGAGGCCGTGCCGCTGGGCAAGCGCACCGTCTCCGCGGCCCTGGAGTCCGCGGGCCTGGCCCCGTCGGACGTGGGCATGCTGGCCGTCGCCTCCTGTACCGGCTACACCACGCCCGGCCTCGACTTACGGCTCGCGGACGAGCTGGGCATGAGCAGCAAGGTCCAGCGGCTGTTCATCGGCCACATGGGCTGCTACGCCGCCGTCCCCTCACTCGGCGCCGTCTCCGACTTCGTCGCCTCGCGCGGCCGGCCCGCGGTGCTGCTCTGCCTGGAGCTGACCTCGCTGCACGTCCAGCCGCCCAGCCAGGACATCGAACAGATCGTGGCGCACGCGCTGTTCGCCGACGCCGCCGCGGCCGTCGTCCTGGAGCCCGACGCCGGCTCCGGCTACGAGGTCATCGACGTCGTCGCGGTCACTGACCACAGCACCGCCGACCTCATGAGCTGGCAGATCACCGACCTCGGCTTCAAGATGGGCCTCTCGCCGAGGGTGCCCGACGTACTCGCGCAGCACGTCGGCGAGGTGGTCCGCGACCAGTTGCTCGCCCCGCACGGGCTCAAGCCCGAGGAGGTCACCGGCTGGGCCGTGCACCCGGGCGGCAAGCGCATCCTCGAGGTCGTCGGCGAGCGGCTCGAACTGCCCGCCGGCGCACTCGACGCCTCCTACGGCGTCCTCGACGAGTGCGGCAACTGCTCCTCGCCCACCGTCCTGATGGTCCTCGAGCGCCTGCCCCGCACCGAAGGACCGGTGGTCGCCATGGCCTTCGGCCCCGGCCTCACGCTGTACGCGGCCCTGCTGCGCCGGTCCTGA